A section of the Polynucleobacter sp. AP-Sving-400A-A2 genome encodes:
- a CDS encoding GNAT family N-acetyltransferase — MNTSTPFTNKSYAFGDGGNYQIRPIQADDRERIIELFNHLSPESRYLRFAHAISKLPDDFLDDILHLDYKKEMALLAVITSQTGTEEIIGIARYVTPPNQHACEFSLSVSDSQTTQGVGTHLMLDLIEYAKKNGLQEMIGYVLSKNSRMLHLVSDLGFQIHSQDDDPDFKTVRLPL; from the coding sequence ATGAATACATCAACCCCATTTACCAATAAGTCCTATGCGTTTGGTGATGGGGGCAATTACCAGATTCGCCCCATCCAAGCAGACGATCGAGAGCGAATCATTGAGCTATTCAATCATCTTTCGCCAGAAAGTCGTTATCTTAGATTTGCCCATGCAATCTCCAAACTTCCCGATGACTTTCTCGATGACATCTTACACTTGGACTATAAAAAAGAAATGGCATTACTTGCGGTAATCACAAGCCAAACTGGGACTGAGGAGATTATTGGGATTGCACGCTACGTAACACCGCCCAATCAACATGCTTGTGAATTCTCCCTGAGTGTGAGTGATAGTCAAACTACACAGGGCGTTGGTACACATTTGATGCTGGATCTCATTGAATATGCAAAAAAGAATGGCCTACAAGAAATGATTGGATATGTCCTGAGCAAAAATTCTAGAATGCTCCATCTAGTCTCTGATCTGGGCTTTCAGATTCATAGCCAGGATGATGACCCTGACTTTAAAACTGTGAGACTGCCACTATGA
- a CDS encoding LysR family transcriptional regulator — protein sequence MLYNYRHLYYFWVVAKEGSMSRAAERLNIAIQTISAQVHELEKSLGYLLFKPAGRGITLTESGFAALEIADQIFLLGEQLPEAVREAASSRKIKITVGVSDGLPKLVTRQLLAPILEKSGVQLIAHEGEFEDLLADLALHRLDIVLADRPAPANKNLHVYSEELIKTSIAWFGPQKLLKQSKKPFPECLNELPILLPTSHSKVRYLIDQWFAENHIIPNITGEFEDSALLKTFAASGLGVFPAGESIKQDLQETYHIEMIGKCEHVYEYFYAIRSEKKIQHPLVEAIIRR from the coding sequence ATGCTTTATAACTACCGTCACCTTTACTACTTCTGGGTAGTAGCCAAAGAAGGCAGCATGTCTAGGGCCGCTGAACGTCTCAATATCGCGATTCAGACGATTAGCGCTCAGGTACATGAATTAGAGAAATCACTCGGCTATTTACTATTTAAACCGGCCGGTCGCGGCATTACTCTCACGGAATCCGGATTTGCAGCCTTAGAAATTGCCGATCAAATTTTTCTCCTAGGAGAGCAACTACCGGAGGCAGTAAGAGAAGCGGCAAGCTCCCGCAAAATCAAAATTACCGTCGGCGTCTCTGATGGACTCCCTAAGCTAGTAACTCGGCAACTGTTAGCTCCGATTCTGGAGAAGAGTGGTGTACAGCTCATTGCTCATGAAGGTGAATTTGAAGACCTCCTGGCTGATCTAGCTTTGCATCGATTAGATATCGTGCTCGCTGATAGACCCGCTCCTGCAAACAAAAATCTTCACGTCTACAGCGAAGAATTGATTAAGACATCAATTGCTTGGTTTGGCCCCCAGAAACTGCTCAAGCAATCTAAAAAACCATTTCCAGAATGTCTTAATGAGTTACCTATCCTGCTACCAACCTCTCACTCGAAAGTTCGCTATTTAATTGATCAATGGTTTGCAGAAAACCACATCATCCCTAATATTACGGGGGAGTTTGAGGATAGCGCTCTCCTAAAAACCTTTGCAGCTAGCGGCCTCGGGGTCTTTCCAGCGGGAGAAAGTATCAAGCAGGATTTACAAGAAACTTATCACATTGAAATGATTGGTAAATGTGAGCATGTTTACGAATATTTTTATGCTATTCGCTCCGAAAAGAAAATTCAGCATCCACTCGTAGAAGCAATTATTAGGCGTTAG
- a CDS encoding DUF6671 family protein, protein MGIYSNRTASVLTKHGKEHVLRAVLQPATGMDVKHTDAYDTDLLGTFTLETPRYGSQLDAVRKKAQIGMELIGTDLGLANEGAFSADPYTGMLAWNSELVILIDSKLQLEITGFYSAPAQNNHAYVKHWEELEKFAHTALFPSHLLVVKPTDQYHPQSIKNISNIQQLKDAFEWASAHSSKGLVYVENDLRAFANPTRMENIRLATLDLANKINSLCPACQTPGYWIKDIQRGLPCNACGMPTNQEITKIWGCLKCEHRDIKAIKTLKFANPSLCSHCNP, encoded by the coding sequence ATGGGTATTTATTCCAATAGAACTGCAAGCGTTTTAACAAAACATGGCAAAGAGCATGTACTGAGAGCAGTCTTGCAGCCCGCCACCGGGATGGACGTAAAACATACTGATGCTTACGATACCGATCTACTAGGAACTTTTACTTTAGAAACGCCCAGGTATGGCAGCCAGCTCGATGCCGTAAGGAAAAAAGCCCAGATCGGTATGGAGCTCATCGGCACAGATCTGGGCCTAGCAAATGAAGGGGCATTTAGTGCTGACCCATATACCGGGATGCTGGCATGGAATAGCGAACTAGTCATTCTGATTGACTCAAAACTACAACTAGAAATTACGGGGTTTTATAGCGCCCCCGCACAAAATAATCATGCCTATGTAAAACATTGGGAAGAGTTGGAAAAATTTGCGCATACTGCACTTTTTCCATCGCATCTTCTGGTGGTCAAACCTACAGATCAATACCATCCACAATCAATCAAGAATATTAGCAATATCCAGCAGCTCAAGGATGCCTTTGAATGGGCCTCAGCGCACTCCTCAAAGGGGCTTGTGTATGTTGAAAATGATCTCAGAGCCTTTGCCAATCCTACGCGCATGGAAAATATTCGGCTAGCCACTCTCGATCTGGCAAACAAGATCAATTCCTTATGCCCAGCATGCCAAACACCAGGCTATTGGATCAAAGATATCCAGCGCGGCTTACCCTGTAACGCCTGTGGCATGCCTACCAATCAAGAGATCACAAAAATATGGGGATGCCTTAAATGTGAACATCGAGATATCAAGGCCATCAAGACACTCAAATTTGCAAATCCATCCCTCTGCAGTCACTGCAACCCGTAA
- a CDS encoding universal stress protein — protein sequence MNKILIPVDGSKNSEMAVKHAVKTYGQDPNASFHLCNVQPTLYRHIGKFLSKQTISEWHAERAAQASASATAYLEKQGLKFSFTYVCGDTGTAIRDEAVRLECDRIVVGTSKKNSLSRLFENSTTAKLLEISDIPVEVVTGSSLPALERWGIPALGAGAATALMAVVID from the coding sequence ATGAATAAAATTCTGATTCCAGTAGACGGTTCAAAAAATTCAGAGATGGCAGTAAAGCATGCCGTAAAGACTTATGGTCAAGATCCTAATGCGTCTTTTCATTTGTGCAATGTGCAGCCTACCTTGTATCGTCACATCGGAAAATTTTTAAGTAAGCAAACGATTAGTGAGTGGCATGCTGAGCGGGCAGCTCAGGCATCAGCATCTGCTACTGCTTATCTCGAAAAGCAGGGCCTGAAATTTTCATTTACCTACGTCTGCGGAGACACGGGGACTGCCATTCGTGATGAGGCTGTACGACTTGAATGTGATCGCATTGTGGTTGGCACTTCAAAGAAAAACTCTCTGAGCCGTCTATTTGAAAACTCTACAACTGCCAAGCTACTAGAAATCAGCGATATTCCGGTAGAGGTGGTCACCGGTAGCTCCTTGCCTGCTCTTGAGCGCTGGGGGATCCCAGCTCTCGGTGCTGGTGCAGCAACAGCCCTGATGGCTGTAGTGATCGACTAG
- a CDS encoding TolC family protein, with translation MRLAPIFLIYCLCIGGVSAQVQKPLTINELIGIALESSPQVLAARDQSKAIKGQLSSARAIPNPDFEVNTGQQRSASGPLTTGNVSSWSVTQPLDMPYTRYPRVNAAEANVRAAEATRIAFEIEMISRVQQRFYELMRRDAELKAAEEDLSLTKQIRDRMQIRYDVGDTARFELIRAQTEFLNAQINAESSKLRVEQAKGQLRQVVGHSLPPDYEVVSQTLKMEPLPALPILLSELHAQSPELQKAKADVEATESKLSFEQNSRLPRLSIKAQQYNDPNFTDRLYGLVVSIPIWDFKGGQIAEAEANASRAKNQLNAQSQSLEQQLETAYKLYQMTSYQVKILDQEVVQLASSARRIAEVSYRYGERGMLEYLDAQRTFRVARNDLIKARFDLASVLTEIERLRASPEWIAKIESGK, from the coding sequence ATGAGGCTCGCACCGATATTCCTGATTTATTGCCTATGTATAGGCGGGGTCAGTGCGCAAGTTCAAAAGCCATTGACGATCAACGAGCTGATTGGGATTGCATTGGAGTCGAGCCCTCAGGTCTTGGCGGCTCGGGATCAATCCAAGGCAATTAAAGGGCAGCTCTCTTCAGCTCGCGCGATTCCAAATCCTGATTTTGAAGTGAACACCGGGCAGCAGAGGTCCGCATCTGGCCCGTTAACCACTGGGAATGTCTCGTCATGGTCGGTGACACAACCTTTGGATATGCCTTACACCCGCTACCCTAGAGTCAATGCTGCCGAGGCGAATGTCCGCGCTGCTGAGGCCACTCGCATCGCTTTTGAAATCGAAATGATTTCCAGAGTGCAGCAGCGATTCTATGAATTGATGCGTCGCGATGCAGAATTAAAAGCTGCCGAAGAAGATTTGAGTCTGACCAAGCAAATTCGGGATCGCATGCAAATTCGTTATGACGTCGGCGATACCGCTCGATTTGAATTAATCCGGGCGCAAACCGAATTTCTGAATGCGCAAATTAATGCAGAATCTAGCAAGCTTAGGGTTGAGCAGGCCAAGGGCCAGTTGAGGCAGGTTGTGGGGCATAGCTTGCCACCTGACTATGAGGTTGTTTCGCAAACCCTCAAGATGGAGCCATTACCTGCTTTGCCAATATTGCTCAGCGAGCTTCACGCGCAAAGTCCTGAGTTGCAAAAGGCAAAAGCAGATGTTGAGGCAACGGAGTCAAAGCTGAGTTTTGAGCAGAACTCTCGCTTACCTCGGCTTTCCATAAAAGCTCAGCAATATAACGACCCCAACTTTACTGATCGCTTGTATGGCTTAGTGGTGAGTATTCCCATTTGGGATTTTAAGGGTGGGCAAATTGCTGAGGCAGAGGCTAATGCATCTAGAGCCAAGAATCAATTGAATGCTCAAAGTCAAAGTCTTGAGCAGCAATTAGAGACTGCTTATAAGCTTTATCAAATGACAAGCTATCAAGTAAAAATATTAGATCAAGAGGTTGTTCAGTTGGCATCGAGTGCCAGAAGAATTGCAGAGGTTTCTTATCGTTATGGTGAGCGTGGCATGCTCGAGTATTTAGATGCCCAAAGAACATTCCGAGTAGCTCGTAATGATTTAATTAAGGCTCGTTTTGATTTGGCTTCAGTCCTTACGGAGATTGAACGTTTAAGAGCAAGCCCAGAGTGGATTGCAAAAATTGAGAGTGGAAAGTGA
- a CDS encoding pseudouridine synthase, translating into MAKPISLEKILFSQGFGTRRYCSDLVYADLVKVNGVPANDPEERIATEGLMLNVEGKDWEFHEKAYIAFNKPPNHECSHKTTHHPSVYSLLPKPFVERGLQCVGRLDFDTTGLILISDDGQFIHKMTTPKKNIGKVYEITTPEPITQKQIDHLLTGVVLDDDPKPCFATACQQLGEHVLAMTIVEGRYHQVKRMMAAVGNHVAKLHRTEIGQYIMPADLPEGEWHWLYPDDLQKLSQSVGAPNV; encoded by the coding sequence ATGGCTAAACCAATCTCTCTCGAAAAAATACTATTTAGCCAAGGCTTTGGTACTAGGCGCTATTGCAGTGATTTAGTCTATGCCGACTTAGTCAAGGTCAATGGTGTTCCAGCCAATGATCCAGAGGAGCGTATTGCTACCGAGGGATTGATGCTCAATGTAGAGGGCAAAGATTGGGAGTTTCATGAAAAAGCCTATATCGCTTTCAACAAGCCGCCAAACCATGAGTGCTCTCACAAAACTACACACCATCCCAGCGTCTACAGTTTATTGCCTAAACCTTTTGTAGAGCGAGGCTTGCAATGTGTCGGGCGCTTAGACTTTGACACTACTGGCTTAATTTTGATTTCGGATGATGGCCAGTTTATTCATAAGATGACCACACCCAAAAAAAATATCGGCAAGGTATATGAGATCACCACTCCTGAGCCCATTACCCAAAAGCAGATTGATCATTTATTAACAGGTGTTGTGTTAGATGATGATCCAAAGCCCTGTTTTGCTACAGCATGCCAGCAGCTTGGAGAGCATGTGTTAGCAATGACGATTGTTGAGGGGCGCTATCATCAAGTAAAGCGAATGATGGCTGCGGTAGGTAATCATGTTGCTAAGTTGCACCGTACCGAAATCGGGCAATACATCATGCCAGCCGATTTGCCTGAGGGTGAGTGGCACTGGCTGTACCCAGATGATTTACAGAAACTATCTCAGAGTGTAGGAGCTCCTAATGTCTAA
- a CDS encoding 4a-hydroxytetrahydrobiopterin dehydratase, translated as MSKPNLLPKDFDFAAVLPQWQVHLHTQVLERVFVFKDFKSAFEFMTLCAEFAEELDHHPDWSNAWNKVAVKLSTHSMKALTELDIAMASAMDQFALQISA; from the coding sequence ATGTCTAAACCGAATTTACTTCCTAAAGACTTTGACTTTGCAGCAGTGTTGCCGCAGTGGCAGGTGCATCTTCATACTCAAGTGTTGGAGCGGGTGTTTGTATTTAAGGACTTTAAGAGTGCCTTTGAGTTCATGACGCTATGTGCAGAATTTGCTGAGGAGTTGGATCATCACCCAGACTGGTCAAATGCTTGGAATAAGGTAGCAGTGAAATTGAGCACCCATTCAATGAAGGCTCTGACCGAGTTAGATATCGCTATGGCGAGCGCCATGGATCAATTCGCTCTGCAAATCTCAGCTTAG
- a CDS encoding SDR family oxidoreductase — translation MEHTVLITGATAGFGEATARRFLANGHQVIALGRRVERLEALKASLPVEQQKKLLTLALDVCDSAKVDGLAATLPAEFAKVTVLVNNAGLALGLEPAHQALLTDWDQMIDTNIKGLVHMTRAFLPGMVERKCGHVINLGSVAANYPYPGGNVYGGTKAFVQQFSLNLRADLIGTPVRVTCVEPGLCSGTEFSNVRFKGDDSKAGKVYSGVKALSADDVAEAIYWSANLPSHMNINLVELMPVQQAFSGLNIHRGDLQ, via the coding sequence ATGGAACATACAGTTTTAATCACCGGCGCTACTGCTGGCTTTGGAGAGGCAACTGCGAGACGGTTTTTGGCGAATGGCCATCAAGTAATCGCTTTGGGTAGAAGAGTCGAGCGCCTAGAGGCTTTGAAAGCATCTCTGCCGGTAGAGCAGCAGAAAAAATTACTCACTTTGGCCCTTGATGTTTGCGATAGCGCAAAGGTGGATGGGCTCGCAGCCACACTACCAGCGGAGTTTGCCAAGGTGACAGTATTAGTGAATAACGCTGGATTGGCTTTGGGGCTTGAGCCGGCGCATCAAGCCTTACTTACGGATTGGGATCAAATGATTGACACCAATATCAAGGGGCTAGTACATATGACGCGTGCCTTTTTGCCGGGAATGGTTGAGCGTAAATGTGGCCACGTGATTAATCTAGGTTCAGTAGCGGCAAATTACCCCTATCCGGGGGGCAACGTCTACGGCGGCACTAAAGCCTTTGTTCAGCAATTTAGTTTAAATCTCAGGGCGGATTTAATTGGTACGCCAGTACGCGTTACTTGCGTTGAGCCAGGACTGTGTTCTGGAACTGAGTTTTCTAATGTGCGCTTTAAGGGTGATGACAGTAAGGCCGGTAAGGTCTACTCCGGCGTGAAAGCATTGAGTGCGGATGATGTGGCAGAAGCTATTTATTGGTCCGCCAACTTACCAAGTCACATGAATATTAATTTGGTAGAGCTGATGCCAGTGCAGCAAGCCTTCAGTGGCCTAAATATTCACAGGGGTGATTTGCAATAA
- a CDS encoding MBL fold metallo-hydrolase — MAFEKRIGNYLLPPGIEIFERGWLSANNVLLFSEEDVSLVDSGYCAHQQMTVDLVTNALKRHGLKNLNKVVNTHLHSDHCGGNAALSEVFDCEIWIPQAEAIAVQDWDENLLSFEQLGQECPRFSHQALLVPGEEISLGSYRWQILAAPGHDNHSVMLYQEQHQILISADALWEEGFGVIFPELWGEGGFEEVAQTLELIEGLPVALVIPGHGKPFTDVRKSIETAKSRLDYLSSDADRNARHGAKVLLKYKLLEWRRRKLAEAHQWIVGTPVLESIRKQLNMSTEEFPIWLVEALVKSKAAVIENDFLINQD, encoded by the coding sequence ATGGCATTTGAAAAGCGCATCGGCAATTACTTGCTCCCACCCGGAATAGAGATTTTCGAGCGCGGGTGGTTATCAGCAAACAATGTTTTACTCTTCAGTGAGGAAGATGTATCTCTGGTTGATAGTGGGTACTGTGCGCACCAGCAGATGACGGTTGATCTTGTCACTAATGCACTGAAGCGGCATGGCTTAAAAAATCTCAATAAAGTAGTCAACACCCACCTGCACTCGGATCATTGTGGGGGTAACGCAGCTTTATCAGAAGTATTTGATTGCGAGATCTGGATACCGCAAGCGGAGGCCATTGCTGTACAAGACTGGGATGAGAATTTACTCAGTTTTGAACAGCTAGGACAAGAGTGCCCACGCTTTAGTCATCAAGCTCTCTTAGTGCCTGGCGAAGAAATTAGCTTAGGCTCTTATCGCTGGCAAATTCTGGCTGCTCCAGGCCATGACAACCACTCGGTCATGTTGTACCAAGAGCAGCATCAAATCTTGATCTCTGCCGATGCACTATGGGAAGAGGGCTTTGGAGTCATCTTTCCTGAGCTCTGGGGTGAGGGTGGCTTTGAAGAAGTGGCGCAGACCTTAGAGTTGATTGAAGGGCTCCCCGTTGCTTTAGTTATTCCTGGACACGGCAAGCCTTTTACGGATGTCAGGAAGTCAATTGAGACTGCAAAATCCCGCCTTGATTACCTCTCAAGTGATGCTGATCGCAATGCACGTCATGGGGCTAAGGTACTTTTAAAGTACAAGCTATTGGAATGGCGTAGACGAAAATTAGCAGAGGCGCATCAGTGGATTGTAGGTACGCCTGTATTGGAAAGCATTCGTAAGCAGCTCAATATGAGTACTGAGGAGTTTCCAATTTGGTTAGTAGAGGCTTTAGTGAAATCGAAAGCGGCAGTCATTGAAAACGATTTTTTAATCAACCAAGACTAA
- a CDS encoding peptidylprolyl isomerase, producing the protein MKSISISYLASFVIALGFSTITYSQNALPVNAAASVNGTIISNDVVEQGIQAALAQGQKDSPELRNAVLGKMIEISLLSQQAEKDGLANSDRANSQLALIRQNYLADLELSTYMSRNPVSDADVQAEYNREIASLGPQGMIVEYKVSDIAVATEADAQAALARIKKGESFDKVAKSLSLAPNKVQGGAIGWVQAGQTLPQIAAVLTVLSKGQVSPNPIQMPQGWYLIKLEDKKSSKPPTYEQAKAVIRNAMMQKKQFEFLSQLRQGANIVVR; encoded by the coding sequence ATGAAATCCATATCTATTTCTTATCTTGCAAGCTTTGTGATAGCTTTAGGCTTTTCAACGATTACATATTCTCAGAATGCATTACCCGTGAATGCTGCTGCTTCCGTTAATGGGACGATCATCAGCAATGATGTTGTTGAGCAGGGTATTCAGGCGGCCTTAGCGCAGGGTCAAAAAGATTCTCCAGAGCTTCGTAATGCAGTCTTAGGAAAAATGATTGAAATCTCACTTCTTTCACAGCAGGCTGAAAAAGATGGACTCGCTAACTCTGATAGAGCTAACAGTCAGCTAGCTTTGATTCGACAAAATTACTTGGCAGACTTAGAGTTGTCTACTTACATGTCAAGAAATCCAGTGAGTGATGCTGACGTGCAAGCGGAGTACAACCGTGAGATCGCTTCTTTAGGCCCACAAGGCATGATTGTGGAATATAAGGTAAGTGACATAGCTGTTGCTACTGAGGCTGATGCACAAGCCGCCCTAGCTAGAATTAAGAAAGGCGAGTCTTTTGATAAAGTGGCTAAGAGCCTTTCACTTGCGCCAAATAAGGTTCAAGGTGGGGCTATAGGCTGGGTACAGGCTGGGCAAACCTTGCCACAGATTGCTGCTGTTCTCACAGTCCTGTCTAAGGGCCAGGTTTCTCCTAACCCAATTCAGATGCCACAGGGGTGGTATTTAATTAAGTTGGAAGATAAAAAATCTAGCAAGCCCCCAACTTATGAGCAAGCTAAAGCAGTCATTCGTAATGCCATGATGCAGAAAAAGCAGTTTGAATTTCTCTCTCAGCTGCGTCAGGGTGCGAATATTGTCGTACGCTAA
- a CDS encoding DUF2889 domain-containing protein: protein MLSTPAPRNPLHTREITFQGYAREDGLWDIEAHLRDFKFQPFTTGGKTWEPGQAFHDMWVRITVNTELVIQAIEVAMDSHPHPECPQVIPPMDALIGTRIGKGWRKTINEHLGGIKGCTHLRELLSNIATAAFQSIPGALFDADDNKPPLYLGTCKSWDFDGPVVMRVYPQFYKWKPTI from the coding sequence ATGCTCTCAACCCCAGCTCCCAGAAATCCTCTCCATACTCGTGAAATTACTTTTCAGGGCTACGCTCGAGAAGATGGCTTATGGGACATTGAAGCGCATTTACGAGATTTTAAATTTCAGCCATTTACCACCGGCGGGAAAACTTGGGAGCCAGGCCAAGCCTTCCACGACATGTGGGTTCGCATTACCGTCAATACTGAATTAGTGATTCAAGCAATTGAAGTGGCTATGGATAGCCACCCCCACCCAGAATGCCCACAAGTGATACCGCCGATGGATGCACTGATTGGGACCCGTATTGGCAAGGGCTGGCGAAAAACGATTAATGAACACCTTGGGGGTATTAAGGGATGCACTCATTTAAGAGAACTTCTGAGCAATATTGCTACTGCTGCATTTCAGTCTATTCCAGGGGCACTATTTGACGCGGATGACAACAAACCACCACTCTATTTGGGAACCTGTAAATCCTGGGATTTCGACGGACCAGTAGTGATGCGCGTCTACCCCCAGTTTTACAAATGGAAACCGACAATTTAG
- a CDS encoding phasin family protein has product MSKNPFDLNAMANQTKGMKAAQAVGQVALTSAQEIAQLNQRAAQELSSRMRTKVAELMKTQDPKSVFDYVHAEVLQDAAKEVAEYQSQLFQALASGNKELAKIAETMIKESQHDLIHFVNEATQNSPAGAEPYTSIFKASFNSALENFDQIRSAMTDSFSNFEKSSAAVRQKRSK; this is encoded by the coding sequence ATGAGTAAGAACCCATTTGACTTGAATGCAATGGCAAATCAAACTAAGGGCATGAAGGCTGCTCAGGCAGTTGGCCAGGTAGCGCTAACAAGCGCCCAGGAGATCGCTCAATTAAATCAGCGCGCTGCACAAGAGCTCTCTTCTCGAATGCGAACCAAAGTAGCGGAGCTCATGAAAACGCAGGATCCTAAGTCAGTATTTGATTATGTTCATGCTGAGGTATTGCAAGATGCTGCTAAAGAGGTAGCCGAATATCAGTCCCAACTGTTTCAGGCCTTAGCTAGCGGAAATAAAGAGTTGGCAAAAATTGCCGAGACAATGATCAAAGAGTCGCAGCATGACTTAATTCATTTTGTGAATGAGGCAACACAAAATTCTCCTGCGGGTGCTGAGCCATACACCTCGATATTTAAAGCCTCTTTTAACAGCGCGCTTGAGAATTTTGATCAGATTCGGTCAGCTATGACAGATTCTTTTTCAAACTTTGAGAAGAGTAGTGCTGCAGTAAGGCAAAAAAGAAGTAAATGA
- a CDS encoding sodium-dependent bicarbonate transport family permease produces MANFLDPAILFFLFGAFAGAVKSNLEIPPPIARFLSLYLLMALGLKGGFALHKSGFTTEIALSLGLAIFLAILIPIIGYQILRTKLNTFDAAAIAATYGSVSAVTFITATQYLDQFNIAYGGHMAAAMALMESPAIILAIVLANKARAAHAKQIQSALKQTGISKILHESFTDGAQLLLLGSMVVGLMSGDAGQKLMAPFSIDLFKGMLAFFLLDMGLMAARNIKGLYGKPPITLLYAIASPLSHALIALAFCKLISLPLGNTILLMVLASSASYIAVPAVLRHALPEVNPALYMGMSLGITFPFNIILGIPLYAMIAKLVM; encoded by the coding sequence ATGGCAAATTTTCTTGACCCCGCAATTCTGTTTTTCCTATTTGGCGCATTTGCTGGCGCCGTTAAATCCAATCTAGAAATTCCTCCCCCAATCGCTCGCTTTTTATCGCTTTACCTTTTAATGGCATTAGGTCTCAAAGGAGGATTTGCCTTACATAAGTCAGGCTTCACAACAGAAATTGCACTCTCACTGGGCCTCGCTATCTTTTTAGCCATTTTGATTCCGATCATTGGCTACCAAATCCTCAGAACCAAACTCAACACGTTTGATGCAGCAGCTATAGCCGCAACCTATGGCTCCGTTAGTGCAGTAACTTTCATTACGGCCACCCAATACTTAGATCAATTTAATATTGCTTACGGGGGTCACATGGCAGCAGCAATGGCACTCATGGAGTCCCCAGCGATCATCCTGGCAATTGTTTTGGCAAACAAAGCAAGGGCTGCGCATGCAAAACAAATTCAATCGGCACTTAAGCAAACAGGGATCTCCAAAATTCTGCATGAGTCTTTCACTGATGGTGCGCAGCTCTTGCTGCTTGGCTCAATGGTAGTTGGTCTTATGAGTGGCGATGCTGGTCAAAAACTCATGGCACCGTTTTCTATTGATCTTTTTAAAGGCATGCTCGCATTTTTCCTATTAGACATGGGCTTAATGGCAGCTAGAAATATAAAAGGTTTGTATGGCAAACCCCCCATCACTCTGCTCTACGCCATTGCCTCCCCACTTTCCCATGCCTTGATCGCACTAGCCTTCTGCAAGCTCATTAGCCTACCACTTGGTAATACTATTTTGCTCATGGTGCTTGCTTCAAGCGCCTCTTATATTGCCGTGCCAGCAGTTTTACGACATGCATTGCCAGAAGTTAATCCAGCCCTTTATATGGGTATGTCTTTAGGCATCACCTTCCCATTCAATATTATTTTGGGCATCCCTCTTTACGCCATGATTGCAAAATTGGTAATGTAA
- a CDS encoding isochorismatase family protein → MSQSRQIHSENSILILIDLQGRLMPAIDQGEAVLKHCIRTAQIAQLLEIPIISTEQSPSSLGSNLDSIQSFCSKTIQKEYLNACADGLIAAIPDTRQQCILMGCETHVCLMQTALKLIDEGFDVSVVVDGVGSRRALDKQIALNRLSTAGARLITVEMLGFEWLKTAQNPVFKEVLALLK, encoded by the coding sequence ATGAGCCAATCAAGGCAAATCCACTCGGAAAATTCTATCCTCATCTTGATCGATTTACAGGGGCGCCTGATGCCAGCAATTGATCAAGGAGAAGCAGTGCTAAAGCATTGTATTCGAACTGCTCAAATTGCCCAACTACTCGAGATTCCGATTATTAGCACAGAGCAAAGTCCGAGTAGCCTCGGAAGTAATCTCGATTCTATTCAGTCTTTTTGTAGCAAAACAATTCAAAAGGAGTATTTAAATGCCTGCGCTGACGGTCTGATTGCCGCTATTCCAGATACTCGCCAACAGTGCATTCTGATGGGATGCGAAACCCATGTTTGCTTAATGCAAACTGCGCTTAAGCTCATCGATGAGGGCTTCGATGTTTCTGTAGTGGTCGATGGGGTTGGCTCACGCCGAGCTCTCGATAAGCAAATTGCGCTTAATCGATTAAGCACTGCTGGAGCACGACTGATTACTGTTGAGATGCTCGGATTTGAGTGGTTAAAAACAGCTCAAAATCCCGTCTTCAAAGAAGTTCTTGCGCTTCTAAAATAA